In a genomic window of Nothobranchius furzeri strain GRZ-AD chromosome 14, NfurGRZ-RIMD1, whole genome shotgun sequence:
- the LOC107389641 gene encoding interleukin-1 receptor type 2 gives MACAALVLALLFIGSVSGLPPLPPLPMKDGCYQVSPEVDVFRVEGEAVILYFPMFMRVLKVRKIIPPTAKYVISRSNGTERVAYKSEGRVQQHDKQLWFLPAQASDSGEYTCTYRNDTYCVTGSITLHVFESDSVSIEKLSYPWPATEGENVEFTCPSLSRFNKTDWLIEWYKDSSSSPLEPRTGTLTIPAVRKSHSGVYTCRLTVLINKQPYKVSRAFTLHVQGSNPAITTTVPKVSTSAPDSHSTPNVGPPVIVSPVNGTIFESPHGSGLELHCQVVIGCEEADSTVVSWLINGQSVESSYLDKRALQGGRRVTRLTTACQVEMRLIISLVTEEDEKTEMKCITQSTGGRQEIVTMLQLEDSSSTWLIVAMVTTSCFLTVVSIFLYALFKPKRKNKMDYFLARQNSTFSV, from the exons ATGGCCTGTGCTGCATTGGTGCTTGCTCTGCTCTTCATTGGGAGTGTTTCTGGACTACCTCCTCTACCTCCTCTACCTATGAAAG ATGGCTGTTACCAGGTATCTCCGGAGGTGGATGTCTTCAGGGTTGAGGGCGAGGCTGTAATCCTCTACTTTCCAATGTTCATGAGAGTACTTAAAGTACGCAAAATCATCCCACCGACGGCAAAGTACGTCATCAGCAGGTCCAACGGGACAGAGAGAGTGGCATACAAGAGCGAGGGGCGTGTCCAGCAGCACGATAAACAGCTGTGGTTCCTCCCGGCTCAGGCCTCAGACTCAGGAGAATACACCTGCACATACAG AAATGACACCTACTGTGTGACTGGGAGCATCACGTTACACGTGTTTGAGTCCGATTCGGTCAGCATAGAGAAACTGTCCTACCCATGGCCAGCCACAGAGGGGGAGAACGTGGAGTTCACCTGTCCATCCCTGAGCCGCTTCAACAAGACCGACTGGCTGATAGAGTGGTACAAG GACTCCAGCTCCTCTCCTCTTGAGCCCAGGACAGGAACGCTGACGATCCCTGCTGTGAGGAAATCCCACTCAGGCGTCTACACCTGCAGACTCACGGTGCTCATCAACAAGCAGCCGTACAAAGTCAGCAGAGCCTTTACGCTCCATGTGCAAG GGTCAAACCCTGCTATTACCACCACTGTGCCTAAGGTCTCCACATCAGCTCCAGATTCTCACAGCACTCCTAATG TTGGGCCACCTGTGATTGTCTCACCAGTCAATGGAACCATTTTTGAGAGTCCACACG GCTCAGGACTGGAATTGCACTGTCAGGTTGTCATTGGATGTGAAGAGGCAGATTCAACGGTGGTCTCTTGGCTAATAAACGGCCAATCGGTGGAGTCATCCTACCTGGACAAGAGGGCTCTGCAGGGAGGGAGAAG GGTAACCAGGTTGACTACAGCCTGCCAGGTTGAGATGAGACTCATCATCTCTTTAGTTACAGAGGAAGATGAGAAGACAGAGATGAAGTGCATCACTCAAAGCACAGGAGGGAGACAAGAAATTGTTACGATGCTTCAACTAGAAG ATTCCAGCTCTACATGGCTAattgttgccatggtgaccacATCCTGCTTCCTGACTGTGGTCTCTATCTTCCTCTATGCCCTCTTCAAACCTAAAAGGAAAAACAAGATGGATTACTTCCTTGCTCGTCAGAACAGCACCTTCTCGGTCTAG